The genomic segment GCATGTTGGCTGGCTGGTTGTGGTTGGTTTTCCGGCTAGTGTCGTGTCACCGATCAGATGTCGTAGGCTGCGCGCAGCCATCGGAGCGCAGCGCAAGGCGCATCGCGCAGCCAATACCGAGCGTATTGGCAAGCGATGCAACGCCGCGATGCGCTTCGATGGCCAGCGCAGACCGACAGATGATCGGTGACGCGACACTAGTCTGGTCCGGCATCGTCCAACGCGGTGACGTGGTGTGAGCCGGGTACCATGGTGATACGCTGCTGCTGCCGGGTGCACCGCCTCGTCCATCCCCCTCAGATCCTTCATCGATACACCCTGAGTCCCCGTGACTGAAATCCCATGAGTTTGCGCATCTACAACACGCTGTCGCGTGCATTGGAGGAGTTTTCCCCGCTGGAACCGGGCCATGTGCGCATGTATGTCTGCGGCATGACCATCTATGACCTGTGCCACATCGGCCACGCCCGCATGATGATGGCGTTCGACGTGGTGCAGCGCTGGCTCAAGGCCCGGGGTCTGAAGGTCACCTATGTGCGCAACATCACCGATATCGACGACAAGATCATCGGGCGGGCGCTCGAGCGCGGCATCACCATCGGCGCCCTGACCGACGAAATGATCGCCGCGATGCATGCCGACATCGGCGCCTTGGGGCTGGAGCCACCCACGCTGGAGCCTCGCGCCACGCAGTATGTGCCCCGGATGCTGGCGCTGATCGGGCAACTTCAGGCCAAGGGCCTGGCGTACCGCGCCAGCAATGGCGATGTGAACTATGCGGTGCGCAAGTTCCAGGGCTACGGCAAGCTCTCGGGCAAGTCGCCGGACGAGTTGCGCGCCGGTGCGCGGGTGGCGCTGGCCGATGGCAAGACCGATCCGCTGGACTTCGTGCTGTGGAAGTCGGCCAAGCCGCATGAGCCACCCGAGGCCCAATGGGACAGCGACTATGGGCGCGGGCGTCCCGGCTGGCATATCGAGTGCTCGGCCATGAGTTGCGCCACCTTGGGCGAGAGCTTCGACATCCATGGCGGCGGGGCGGATCTGCAATTTCCCCACCACGAGAACGAGATCGCCCAGAGCGAAGGGGTCACCGGCAAGCCGCTGGCACGCTTTTGGCTGCACAACGGTTTTGTACGGGTAGACAACGAGAAAATGAGCAAGTCGCTGGGCAACTTCTTCACCATCCGCGATGTGCTAGCGCAGTATGACGCCCAGACCGTGCGCTTTTTCATCGTGCGCGCGCATTACCGCAGCGCGCTCAATTACAGCGACGCCCATCTCGACGATGCACGCCAGGCCCTCAAGCGCCTGTACACCGCGCTGAGCCTGGTGCCCCCCGCGCCGGTAGCGGCCATCGACTGGACCGAGCCCCATGCCGCGCGTTTCCAGGCGGCAATGGATGAAGACTTCGGCACGCCCGAGGCCGTGGCCGTGCTGTTCGACTTGGCCGTCGAGGTCAACAAGAGCCACTCGCCGCAACGGGCCGGTCTGCTCAAAGCGCTCGGCGGCTGCCTGGGACTGCTGCAAGGCGACCCCCGGGCCTTTTTGCAGGCCGGGGCGGGAACGCCCGACGAGGCCGACATCCAGGCCCGGATCGCAGCCCGCGCAGCAGCCAAGGCGCAGCGCGACTTCGCCGAGGCCGACCGCATCCGCAATGCGCTGCTGGCCCAGGGCATCGTGCTCAAGGACGGCGCGACAGGAACCACATGGGAAGCCGCGCAGTGATCTTTGCCCTGTTTGCGGCCAACGCCCCCGGGGCGAAGGGAGCGCCCGATGGCGGCTGCTAAGAAAACGACCTCTGCGGCGGCGCAGGCCGGCACGGAGGCCAGCCCCGGCGTCCACCCCGATATCCGCCCCGATGCCCGCCCCGGCTATTGGGCCGAAGCCTGCAAGCAGTTGATGAAAAAGGATCGGGTGATGAAGCGCCTGATCCCCCAGTCCGGCAACGCCACATTGCAAACCCGGGGCGATGCGTTCACCACGCTGGCGCGCAGCATCGTCGGGCAGCAGATTTCGGTGAAGGCGGCGCAAACCGTGTGGGAGCGCTTCGCCCTGCTGCCTTGCAGCATGAAGCCGGCCAACGTGCTCAAGCTCAGGATCGACGACATGCGTGCTGCCGGCCTGTCGGCCCGCAAGGTCGACTATCTGGTCGACCTGTCGATGCACTTCGAGAGCGGCCAGTTGCATGTGAAGGACTGGGCGGCGATGGACGACGAAGCCATCATTGCCGAACTGATCGCGATTCGCGGCATTGGCCGCTGGACGGCCGAGATGTTCCTGATCTTCTACCTGATGCGGCCCAACGTATTGCCGCTGGACGACCTGGGGCTGATCAATGGCATCAGCCTGAATTACTTTTCCGGCGACCCCGTCAGCCGCAGCGATGCCCGTGAAGTGGCCCAGGCCTGGAAGCCTTGGTGCAGCGTGGCGACTTGGTATATTTGGCGCTCGCTGGACCCGCTGCCGGTGGTGTATTGACGCCATGGTCGGCCCTAGTGTCGCGTCACCGATCATCTGTCGGTCTGCGCCGGCCATCGAAGCGCAGCCTACGACATCTGATCGGTGACGCGACACTAGCAGCGCGCGACCCCAAGGAGAACGACATTGGCGAAAAAGACCTTTCTGGACTTCGAGCAACCGATTGCCGAACTCGAAGCCAAAATCGAAGAACTGCGCTACGTGCAGACCGAGAGCGCTGTCGATATCTCCGAAGAAATCGAGCAGTTGAGCAAAAAAAGCCAGCAGTTGACCAAGGACATCTACAGCGAGTTGTCGCCCTGGCAGATCACCAAGATTGCGCGCCACCCCGAGCGCCCTTACACGCTGGACTATGTGCGCGACATCTTCACCGACTTTGTCGAATTGCACGGCGACCGCCACTACGCCGATGACCTGTCGATCGTCGGCGGCCTGGCGCGCTTCAACGGCCATGCCTGCATGGTGCTCGGCCACCAGAAGGGCCGCGACACCAAAGAGCGCGCAACGCGCAACTTCGGCATGAGCAAGCCCGAGGGTTACCGCAAGGCCCTGCGCCTGATGAAGACCGCCCAGAAATTCAAACTGCCGGTGTTCACCTTTGTCGACACGCCCGGCGCCTACCCCGGCATAGACGCCGAGGAGCGCGGCCAGTCCGAAGCCATAGGCCGCAACATCTTCGAGATGACGCAGCTCGAAGTGCCGATCATCGCCACCATCATCGGCGAAGGCGGCTCGGGCGGCGCGCTGGCCATCAGCGTGGGGGACCAGGTCGTGATGCTGCAATATGCGATCTATTCGGTCATCAGTCCCGAGGGTTGCGCCTCCATCCTCTGGAAGACCAGCGACAAAGCCCGCGACGCGGCCGACGCGCTGGCGATCACCGCGCACCGCCTGAAGGCGCTGGGCCTGGTGGACAAGATCGTCAGCGAGCCGGTCGGTGGCGCCCACCGTGACCACAAGCAAATGGCCGCCTTCCTCAAACGCGCCCTGGGCGATGCCTTCCGGCAACTGGCCGACCTCAAGCCCCGGGACCTGCTCGAACGCCGCCATGAGCGCCTGCAAAGCTATGGGCGCTTCAACGACACCAAGGCCGAGGCGCGCTAGATTGACGCAAGCCTTCGCTGCCGCCATGCAGGCTTTCGCGCCGGCGCTGCCGCTGGCGGTGGGGCTCAGTGGCGGCGCCGATTCGAGCGCCCTGCTGCTGGCCTGCGCGCGGCGCTGGCCCGGCCAGGTGCAGGCCCTGCATGTGCACCACGGCCTGCAGGCCGCAGCCGATGGCTTCGAGCAGCATTGCGCCGCCCTGTGCCAGCGCTTGCAGGTGCCGCTGATGGTGCAGCACCTGCGCGCAAGCCCGGCCCCCGGCCAGAGTCCCGAAGACGCTGCACGCCAGGCCCGATACCAAGCGTTGGCTGCGCTGGCGCAAGCAAATCAAACCCATGATGCTATTAAATCAATAGTCATCGGACAACATGCGGACGATCAGGCCGAGACCGTGCTGCTGGCCCTTTTGCGCGGCGCGGGGGTGGCGGGCTTGGCCGCCATGCCTGCCCGTTGGGAGATGGCGGGTCTGACCTGGCACCGCCCTTTGCTGCAGGTGACGGCTGCCGATGTGCGCCAATGGCTGCGCGCCCAGGGGCAAACCTGGGTGGAAGACCCGAGCAACGCCGACCAGCGCCTGACCCGCAATCGCATCCGGGCGCAGCTGATGCCTGCGCTCGATGCAGCCTTCCCGACTTTCCGCGACACCTTTGCCCGGTCGGCCGCCAACGCCGCGCAGGCCGCCCAATTGCTGGAGACGCTGGCGCAGCAGGACCAGGCCCAGGTCGGCAGGCCGCCGCAGATCGGGCCCTTGCAAGGACTGAGCCGTGCGCGCCAGGCGAATGTGCTGCGCCACTGGCTGCGCAACGCCCACCACACCACACCGGCTGCGGCCCAACTCCATGAACTGCTGGACCAGATCGAGGCCTGCACCACGCGCGGCCACCGCATCCACATCAAGGTCGGGCGCGGCTTTGTCGTGCGCTGCGGGCCGCAACTCGATTGGTACAATTCATAGCGTCTTGCTTGGGGAGGAGCAGTTCATCTGCTGCAAGCATGTCTGCTGCGCCTTCCCCTGCCTGTCTCCCCTCAACGCACGAAAGGCAGGAACCACGGCGGCGCGCCCACACAGGGCAAGGGCAAGGACGCCAGCGCCGTGGTTTCGGATTCGTCATCCCGCAAAAACTCCAATGGCATTGATCGTTCACAAATACGGCGGCACCTCGATGGGCTCACCCGAGCGCATCCGCTGCGTTGCCAAGCGCGTCGCCAAATGGGCCCGCGCAGGCCACCAGATGGTGGTGGTGCCCAGCGCCATGAGCGGCGAAACCAACCGCCTGCTCGCGCTGGCCAAGGAACTCGCCCCCGCCCGCGCCACCGATGCCTACCACCGCGAACTCGACATGCTGGCCGCCACCGGCGAGCAGGCTTCATCGGCATTGCTGGCCATTGCGCTGCAGGCCGAGGGCCTGGGCTCGGTCAGCTACGCCGGCTGGCAGTTGCCGATCCGCACCGACAGCAGCTACACCAAGGCCCGCATCGAATCCATCGACGACCAGCGTGTGCGTGCCGATCTGGCCCATGGCAAGGTGGTCATCGTGACCGGCTTTCAAGGCATCGACGACGAAGGCAACATCACCACGCTCGGCCGTGGCGGCTCGGACACCTCGGCCGTGGCCGTGGCGGCGGCGATGAAAGCCCACGAATGCCTGATCTACACCGACGTCGACGGCGTATACACCACCGACCCGCGCGTGGTGCCCCAGGCCCGGCGCCTGCAGACGGTGAGCTTCGAGGAAATGCTTGAAATGGCCAGCCTGGGCAGCAAGGTGCTGCAAATCCGCTCGGTCGAATTCGCCGGCAAGTACAGGGTCCGGCTGCGCGTGCTGTCGAGCTTCACCCCCTGGGACATGGACATTGACGAAGAAGCCCGCTCCGGCACGCTGATCACTTTCGAGGAGGACGAAAAAATGGAACAAGCCGTCGTATCCGGCATCGCTTTCAACCGCGACGAAGCCAAGCTCTCCGTGCTCGGCGTGCCCGACAAGCCCGGCATCGCCTACCTGATCCTGGGCGCCGTGGCCGATGCCAACATCGATGTCGACATGATCATCCAGAACCTGAGCAAGGATGGCAAAACCGACTTCAGCTTCACCGTGCACCGCAACGACTACGCCCGCGCCATCGATCTGATCAAGGAAAAAGTGCTCCCCGTGCTGGGCGCGCACGAAGTGGTTGGCGACACCAACATCTGCAAAGT from the Verminephrobacter eiseniae EF01-2 genome contains:
- a CDS encoding acetyl-CoA carboxylase carboxyltransferase subunit alpha, whose product is MAKKTFLDFEQPIAELEAKIEELRYVQTESAVDISEEIEQLSKKSQQLTKDIYSELSPWQITKIARHPERPYTLDYVRDIFTDFVELHGDRHYADDLSIVGGLARFNGHACMVLGHQKGRDTKERATRNFGMSKPEGYRKALRLMKTAQKFKLPVFTFVDTPGAYPGIDAEERGQSEAIGRNIFEMTQLEVPIIATIIGEGGSGGALAISVGDQVVMLQYAIYSVISPEGCASILWKTSDKARDAADALAITAHRLKALGLVDKIVSEPVGGAHRDHKQMAAFLKRALGDAFRQLADLKPRDLLERRHERLQSYGRFNDTKAEAR
- a CDS encoding DNA-3-methyladenine glycosylase family protein codes for the protein MAAAKKTTSAAAQAGTEASPGVHPDIRPDARPGYWAEACKQLMKKDRVMKRLIPQSGNATLQTRGDAFTTLARSIVGQQISVKAAQTVWERFALLPCSMKPANVLKLRIDDMRAAGLSARKVDYLVDLSMHFESGQLHVKDWAAMDDEAIIAELIAIRGIGRWTAEMFLIFYLMRPNVLPLDDLGLINGISLNYFSGDPVSRSDAREVAQAWKPWCSVATWYIWRSLDPLPVVY
- the cysS gene encoding cysteine--tRNA ligase, which translates into the protein MSLRIYNTLSRALEEFSPLEPGHVRMYVCGMTIYDLCHIGHARMMMAFDVVQRWLKARGLKVTYVRNITDIDDKIIGRALERGITIGALTDEMIAAMHADIGALGLEPPTLEPRATQYVPRMLALIGQLQAKGLAYRASNGDVNYAVRKFQGYGKLSGKSPDELRAGARVALADGKTDPLDFVLWKSAKPHEPPEAQWDSDYGRGRPGWHIECSAMSCATLGESFDIHGGGADLQFPHHENEIAQSEGVTGKPLARFWLHNGFVRVDNEKMSKSLGNFFTIRDVLAQYDAQTVRFFIVRAHYRSALNYSDAHLDDARQALKRLYTALSLVPPAPVAAIDWTEPHAARFQAAMDEDFGTPEAVAVLFDLAVEVNKSHSPQRAGLLKALGGCLGLLQGDPRAFLQAGAGTPDEADIQARIAARAAAKAQRDFAEADRIRNALLAQGIVLKDGATGTTWEAAQ
- the tilS gene encoding tRNA lysidine(34) synthetase TilS, giving the protein MTQAFAAAMQAFAPALPLAVGLSGGADSSALLLACARRWPGQVQALHVHHGLQAAADGFEQHCAALCQRLQVPLMVQHLRASPAPGQSPEDAARQARYQALAALAQANQTHDAIKSIVIGQHADDQAETVLLALLRGAGVAGLAAMPARWEMAGLTWHRPLLQVTAADVRQWLRAQGQTWVEDPSNADQRLTRNRIRAQLMPALDAAFPTFRDTFARSAANAAQAAQLLETLAQQDQAQVGRPPQIGPLQGLSRARQANVLRHWLRNAHHTTPAAAQLHELLDQIEACTTRGHRIHIKVGRGFVVRCGPQLDWYNS
- a CDS encoding aspartate kinase, which encodes MALIVHKYGGTSMGSPERIRCVAKRVAKWARAGHQMVVVPSAMSGETNRLLALAKELAPARATDAYHRELDMLAATGEQASSALLAIALQAEGLGSVSYAGWQLPIRTDSSYTKARIESIDDQRVRADLAHGKVVIVTGFQGIDDEGNITTLGRGGSDTSAVAVAAAMKAHECLIYTDVDGVYTTDPRVVPQARRLQTVSFEEMLEMASLGSKVLQIRSVEFAGKYRVRLRVLSSFTPWDMDIDEEARSGTLITFEEDEKMEQAVVSGIAFNRDEAKLSVLGVPDKPGIAYLILGAVADANIDVDMIIQNLSKDGKTDFSFTVHRNDYARAIDLIKEKVLPVLGAHEVVGDTNICKVSIVGIGMRSHVGVASKMFRVLSEESINIQMISTSEIKTSVVIDEKYMELAVRSLHQAFGLDQEAA